In the genome of Candidatus Thermoplasmatota archaeon, the window TTTCACTCACTCTTTTTTTCCTCCTCGAGCACTGTAAGTATTCTAGCGATAGTTTTCCTTAGAGCTTTGATTTTACCGGGGCTCGTAGGCGCGCCGCCCATAGCAGCTGTGCCCCGTTCATGCATAAGCTCATATCTCAGCTCTTTAACCTTTTTCAGCCTCTCTTCTTTAGGTAGTGCTCTAATCTCCTTTAACTTCATTTTTATTCAACAGTTTTTTCTAATGGTACTTCAGGTACTGCTTTTTTAGGAACTTCTAACTCTTTGTGCAGTATTGAAATTTCGTCTGGCAATTTTACATCAGGTGGCATGATTTTGACTTTTACACCTATTATACCAGGCTTTGTAAGAGCAGTTGCATAGCCTTCTTTCATATAGAGCTCTGCAGGCTCACCACAATATTTTATATGGCTTGCAGAGAATTTAGCGCTTTTATGTCTTTCACCTGTAATTTTACCTGAGATTATTACTTGGCATCCTCTAGCACCCGCACTCATTATTCTCTCCACTATAGAATGGCCTGCACGCCTAAAATTCCAGCCTCTTTCTAAAGATTCTGCCAGTTTTTGCGCCATCAAATGGGGATTAAGTGCAGGTGTTTTTATCTCCTCTACTGCAATTTGCGGGTTCTCAAACTTAAATTTCTGCTCTATTGTATCTGTAATTCTCTTCACTGTCTTTCCTTCTTTACCTATAATCAAGCCCGGCTTCTCAGTAAATATTGTAACGCGAGTACCTAGTGGTGTGCGCTGAGTATCTATTGCCCCGAAGCCGGCACGCCCAACTTCTTTTTTAATGTACTCTCTTAGTAGCGCTCTACGCAAATTCTCTGCTATGAATTTTCGGCCTGCAGTCAATTATTCTTTGCCTCCTTGTCACTCATTCTTTTTTTAGGAACTTTTTCCTCTGTTTCTTCAAACTCCTTCAAAATCACCTCAATATTAGAGGTATGAGTATCCCAAGGTGTAGCTCTACCGAATGCTCTAGGCATTCTTCCCTTTATTACTCTACCTCGATGTACAGCAATATGATAGATGTACATGTTATCAGGGTCAAGCCCTTTGTACTCCGCATTATGCTCCGCATGCTGCAGAGTTTCAAGTATTCCTTTAGCTGCATTTACAGGATATCTTCCGGCCATGATACCTTTACCTTTGCGATGAGGTACATCCCTCTTAAATCTATGAAATGGTACTGCTCTTTTCAACGCTATAACATCTTCTAAATATTTTTTAGCGTCTGCCAGCTTTTTACCTTTAATAGCACAGCACAGCTCCATGGATTTCTTAGGTGATATTTTGAGCTCTCTCCCTAATGCCTTAGCACTACCCTCGGGCTCTACTTTTAAAGAGTAATTTAGTTTTGCCATTTTTCTATTTTAAAGGCAGGAATTTACTTGATCTTGTTGCGCCGACGCCAGGGCCACTGTGCTTTACAAACTCGCGTGTCATTGTGAACTCGCCTAAGTAATGACCGATCATTTCAGGAATTATTTCTATAACTTTAAATCCCTTACCATAGTGCACTCCTATCTTCTTACCTACAAGCTCAGGCATTACGAGAATATCTCTTCTGTGCGTCTCTATTACCTTATCACTCTTTCTCACTTTATCCCAAAATTTCTGCTGCTCTTCGCTAAAGCCTCTTTTCAAAGATCTTCTTGCACGAGCTGGTAGAATTTTAATAAGCTCTTCTTTAGTCATTTGTTTGAGTTGCTCTAAAGTATAGCCTCTGTAAGTAAATATTTTTTTTCTTCTTGTAATTACCTTCTTCTTTGCCATTTTTATAGTTTCCTCCTGCCTGTGCGTTTAGGCGCTATTTTACCAACCTTTCTGCCAGGCGGTGTGTCTCTGCTTACACTACCGTGCTTGCCAACGTGCTGATGACCACCGCCGCCGTATGGATGCGCTACCGGATTCATAGCAACGCCAGAAACTCTTGGATAGTATTGCGCTTTCGCTCTTAAAGCTAAATATTTTTTGCCTGCCTTAAACCAAGGCCTCTCTATCCTTCCACCGCCCCCTGCAACGCCTATTGTAGCTCTGCATTGCGGATTGAAAGCCTTCATTTTGCCTGAAGGCATTTGTACAATAGTTTTAGCGCCTTGCGTTATGACAATTCCGCGTGTGCCTGCAGAGCGCACATACTTCCCGCCATCGCCTGGTTGAGCTTCTAAATTAAAGACCTTGGTACCTTCAGGAATTCTGCCTAAAGGTAAAATATTGCCAAGTGCCGGGAGCGCCTTTTCGCCTAAATTAATAGTTTGAGTTGATTTTAGCCCTTCAGCGGCTGGTAAAAATATTCGCGTACCTTCTAAAATTATTTCTGCTAAAGGTGCAGTCCTTCCAGGATCATGTAGTATATCTTTAACTATCCCAGAGCCTTCTTCTATGTTGGGATATCTAGCTTCAGCTACATATTTATGGCTAGGCGCTCTGAAAATACTGCCTGCTCCGCGCCTCCTTGAAACTATACGTTTACCCATTTTTTAAATCACGCCCATTCTCATACCTAATTCGCTGGCTGAGTATTCTTTTTTTAGTTTCACTATTGCATGCTTACCTTCCTTAGTAATTCTTGTGGTGACTTTATCTATTTTCACTCCCAGTATTTCTTCAATAGCTCTTTTTATTTCAGGCTTTGTAGCTTCCTTTTTAACTACAAATTCAAGTTTATTCTCTTTTTCTATTAATCCCATAGACTTTTCAGTTATATAGGGATAGAATACTATTCTGTAACAGTCCTTCTGCTTAGCCAAATTTGGCAGTCACCTCCTGTAAAGCCTTCTCGGTGAGTGCAGTAAGTCTTCCTGCCACTCCACCTGGCGCTAGTAGCTCTGTATTTAAAGTTCTTGCTGTGGCAATATCTATACCTGGGAGATTTCTAACGCCTTTTCCTATTTTCTCTAACTTACTCACAATTACAAGTATCGACTTAGGCACATAATATTTACGCCCTCTCCTTTTGCCGATTCCTGCTCTAATATGGGTATTATTTTTAGCGCGTTCTAGGTCTTCATAAACACCTAGTTTTTTAAAAACCTCAATTACTTCTTTAACAGTGGCTAAATTCTCAAATTCATCTTCTATAACTATAGGAAGTGTAAGCTTAGGATTGAATTTATGACCTCTTGCGATAACAAGCTCTTTGTCTTTTGTAGCGCTAAGCGCTGATCTCAAAGCTTTCTTCTTTTCTTTTTTGTTGATTTTTTCACGCCATATTTTTTCAGCTTTAGGTGGATGAGCTCTTCTACCGCCTACAGTACCTGGTGCGAAAGAGCCTGTGCCGTTCGCGAGTCTAGGCACTCTAGACATTCCTCTGCCTTTTCCTATCCAAACTGCTACATGCCTTTTACCAGCATATATAGAAGCTCCGTAAGGCTGACGTCGGTTAGCTTGAATAGCACAAACAGCTCTTTTGATAATGTCTGGACGATAGGGCTCTTCTAAAACAGCAGGTAGCTCAATGCTCTTCTTTGCTTTCCCTTTAAGTGAATATATTTTTAACTTCATTTTTTACTTACCTTGCTTGCTAGCTACAGAAATATATTTAAGCTCAGGTTTCTCTACAAACACACCTTTCAATCTCGCAGGGTCCCTTAGCCTTACTAATCTTTTTACAACACCTGGAACTGAGCCGTGGATGAGCAAATATTTGTTTCTTATAATTCCGTAGTTAACAAACCCTCCTTTAGGTACTATTTCCTCAGGCTTTTCGCCTATTTTAAGTATTCTTTTGTTGTATTCAGTTCTCTGATGATAGCCTGTCTGACCACCCTGCGGAACTTCTCGCGCAACATAACTTGGGTTCCAAGGTCCTTGAGTACCTATCATTCTTCTCCTTTTGCTGTTTTTATGCGAAAGCAATTTTACACCCCATCTTTTTATTGCACTTTGCCAGCCTTTCCCTTTCGTTATACCAGCTATATCTACCATTTTTCCTTCTTTAGCGTATTGAGTAATATCTACTTCTTTGCCAAGTAGATCTTCTGCATATTTTATTCTCTGCTCTATCGTTCCGCCTCCGATTCTTATCTCCATGATCTCGGGAGTTTTTTTTGGTATCGGAGCATGCTTAGGTGTGGTATGTGCAATTACCCTTACATCCTCTACTTTCTCAACTTCTGTTTCCTTCTTTTCTCTGCCCTTTTTAGGCATGCATATTCTTTTCGCTAGCTCTTTATCTAACTTATCGCACCATTTTTCGGTAAGAGTTCTCAATCCGTAAGGAGTTCTTTCGTAGAATCTAATTCCAACTACTTTCATAGGCGGAGTCTCAATTACAGTTACAGGCACTTGCACCTCTTGACCACTTGTTGTAGACATGGGTCTATAGTCAACTAACAGTGCATGCGTCATTCCTGCCTTGTAGCCTGCAAACCCTTGCAGTCTAGGCTCTCCGCTAATCTCAGGCCATGAGTTGAAATGCGGTATTTCTGAGCGAGCTCTTTTCCTGGGTGAATAGCCCAAACTACCCCTTCTTGGATGATGTATACTCATTTTTCAATTACTCCTAGGCTCTAGCCTACGTAGCTCTGACTGTAACACATTATCAAGCTTGAAAATTTTTTTTCTGTTTTTTTAAGCTTGATTATGGGTTCGTTTTTGCAAGGCGCTACTAACGATAGCCCATCTGACGTGTGTAGTCAGAGGGTGAGTTTTAGAGAGAATAAGCGT includes:
- the rpmC gene encoding 50S ribosomal protein L29 is translated as MKLKEIRALPKEERLKKVKELRYELMHERGTAAMGGAPTSPGKIKALRKTIARILTVLEEEKKSE
- a CDS encoding 30S ribosomal protein S3, producing the protein MTAGRKFIAENLRRALLREYIKKEVGRAGFGAIDTQRTPLGTRVTIFTEKPGLIIGKEGKTVKRITDTIEQKFKFENPQIAVEEIKTPALNPHLMAQKLAESLERGWNFRRAGHSIVERIMSAGARGCQVIISGKITGERHKSAKFSASHIKYCGEPAELYMKEGYATALTKPGIIGVKVKIMPPDVKLPDEISILHKELEVPKKAVPEVPLEKTVE
- a CDS encoding 50S ribosomal protein L22; this encodes MAKLNYSLKVEPEGSAKALGRELKISPKKSMELCCAIKGKKLADAKKYLEDVIALKRAVPFHRFKRDVPHRKGKGIMAGRYPVNAAKGILETLQHAEHNAEYKGLDPDNMYIYHIAVHRGRVIKGRMPRAFGRATPWDTHTSNIEVILKEFEETEEKVPKKRMSDKEAKNN
- a CDS encoding 30S ribosomal protein S19 gives rise to the protein MAKKKVITRRKKIFTYRGYTLEQLKQMTKEELIKILPARARRSLKRGFSEEQQKFWDKVRKSDKVIETHRRDILVMPELVGKKIGVHYGKGFKVIEIIPEMIGHYLGEFTMTREFVKHSGPGVGATRSSKFLPLK
- a CDS encoding 50S ribosomal protein L2, which encodes MGKRIVSRRRGAGSIFRAPSHKYVAEARYPNIEEGSGIVKDILHDPGRTAPLAEIILEGTRIFLPAAEGLKSTQTINLGEKALPALGNILPLGRIPEGTKVFNLEAQPGDGGKYVRSAGTRGIVITQGAKTIVQMPSGKMKAFNPQCRATIGVAGGGGRIERPWFKAGKKYLALRAKAQYYPRVSGVAMNPVAHPYGGGGHQHVGKHGSVSRDTPPGRKVGKIAPKRTGRRKL
- a CDS encoding 50S ribosomal protein L23, translated to MAKQKDCYRIVFYPYITEKSMGLIEKENKLEFVVKKEATKPEIKRAIEEILGVKIDKVTTRITKEGKHAIVKLKKEYSASELGMRMGVI
- the rpl4p gene encoding 50S ribosomal protein L4, which translates into the protein MKLKIYSLKGKAKKSIELPAVLEEPYRPDIIKRAVCAIQANRRQPYGASIYAGKRHVAVWIGKGRGMSRVPRLANGTGSFAPGTVGGRRAHPPKAEKIWREKINKKEKKKALRSALSATKDKELVIARGHKFNPKLTLPIVIEDEFENLATVKEVIEVFKKLGVYEDLERAKNNTHIRAGIGKRRGRKYYVPKSILVIVSKLEKIGKGVRNLPGIDIATARTLNTELLAPGGVAGRLTALTEKALQEVTAKFG
- a CDS encoding 50S ribosomal protein L3, which encodes MSIHHPRRGSLGYSPRKRARSEIPHFNSWPEISGEPRLQGFAGYKAGMTHALLVDYRPMSTTSGQEVQVPVTVIETPPMKVVGIRFYERTPYGLRTLTEKWCDKLDKELAKRICMPKKGREKKETEVEKVEDVRVIAHTTPKHAPIPKKTPEIMEIRIGGGTIEQRIKYAEDLLGKEVDITQYAKEGKMVDIAGITKGKGWQSAIKRWGVKLLSHKNSKRRRMIGTQGPWNPSYVAREVPQGGQTGYHQRTEYNKRILKIGEKPEEIVPKGGFVNYGIIRNKYLLIHGSVPGVVKRLVRLRDPARLKGVFVEKPELKYISVASKQGK